A window of Nicotiana tabacum cultivar K326 chromosome 24, ASM71507v2, whole genome shotgun sequence contains these coding sequences:
- the LOC107801081 gene encoding WAT1-related protein At1g70260, producing MGDTLNKLAKRATSLANTEIERGRDNMGVKAVVEDILPCTAMVLIEICTIFLTIMASTTMSRLGMSPFVFVVYTNALSSIILLPYSFLYHRRDKIQAPLFTFPLLLRVSLLGLVGVTIAQNLAFAGLSYSSPIVACGMANQIPAFTFILAIFLRKIKVDLKSQGSQARIIGSLISIMGALSITYYKGPVVKQYSPFFLQLARPRLLAVFTSTHENWVLGCILFAAASFALCIWNIIQAGTIRKHPQVMKIVFLYTLFGTIQSAILALLMEKDLRVWRLELNMELLVIVLTAIFGSLIRSSVQMWCMRLKGASFPLFFKPVGIPTASTCGCLLFAETFHYGSMFSAIICGLGYYTTLWGQLKDDETSKNIKGSTSTTSDEKVPLLQEKEEGEEEEEEDSPV from the exons ATGGGAGACACATTAAACAAATTAGCCAAACGAGCTACAAGCTTAGCTAATACAGAGATAGAAAGAGGAAGAGATAATATGGGTGTAAAAGCTGTAGTAGAAGATATTTTGCCATGCACAGCCATGGTTTTAATAGAAATTTGCACTATTTTCTTGACAATTATGGCGAGTACAACCATGTCAAGATTAGGGATGAGCCCTTTTGTTTTTGTGGTTTACACGAACGCTCTTAGCTCTATTATTCTTCTTCCTTATTCATTTCTCTACCATAGAAGAGACAA GATACAAGCGCCATTGTTTACTTTTCCACTACTTCTTCGTGTATCCCTGCTTGGTCTTGTAGG GGTAACAATAGCTCAGAATCTTGCATTTGCGGGACTAAGTTACAGTTCACCAATTGTAGCATGTGGCATGGCCAACCAGATCCCAGCCTTTACTTTTATTCTCGCCATATTCCTCAG gaaaataaaagTTGATTTGAAGAGCCAAGGAAGCCAAGCTAGAATAATTGGAAGCCTAATATCAATAATGGGGGCATTATCAATTACTTACTACAAAGGTCCTGTGGTGAAGCAATACTCCCCATTTTTCCTTCAGCTAGCCAGGCCACGCCTCCTTGCTGTTTTCACTTCAACACATGAGAACTGGGTTCTTGGCTGCATTTTATTTGCAGCTGCTTCATTTGCTCTTTGCATTTGGAATATTATTCAG GCTGGAACTATCAGAAAGCACCCACAGGTGATGAAAATAGTGTTTCTCTATACTTTGTTTGGGACGATCCAATCTGCAATACTTGCTTTACTGATGGAAAAAGATCTGAGAGTATGGAGACTTGAGCTTAACATGGAACTTCTTGTTATTGTTTTAACT GCAATTTTCGGCAGTTTAATACGTAGCAGTGTCCAAATGTGGTGCATGCGTTTGAAAGGAGCTTCTTTTCCTCTATTCTTCAAGCCGGTGGGAATCCCAACAGCTAGCACTTGTGGCTGTTTACTTTTTGCCGAAACTTTTCACTATGGAAG CATGTTTAGTGCtattatatgtggattgggttatTACACTACACTCTGGGGACAACTCAAAGACGATGAAACGAGTAAAAATATTAAGGGTAGTACGTCAACTACTTCTGATGAGAAAGTTCCTCTTCTGCAAGAAAAAGAagagggggaagaagaagaagaagaagattcgcCAGTTtaa